The following proteins come from a genomic window of Daphnia carinata strain CSIRO-1 chromosome 6, CSIRO_AGI_Dcar_HiC_V3, whole genome shotgun sequence:
- the LOC130702413 gene encoding putative defense protein 3, translated as MLATSFVILSAFFAAQIEALPSGAPVSSCSTMMPFHIPFLFVQQGVAPFSITLSSQTASPQSPITVTLKANSGGPAFKGYLIQARSGKNIQAVGTFTADGQSNTGKTINCPGGIKNAVTHTSRTDKTSETFLWTPPANFKGQVVMMATVVVRYNQIYKGVQSSLITRKKKG; from the exons ATGTTGGCAACTTCGTTCGTCATTTTGAGCGCATTTTTTGCGGCTCAGATAGAGGCACTGCCAAGTGGCGCCCCTGTTAGTTCTTGTTCAACTATGATGCCTTTCCATattccatttctctttgtccAACAAGGTGTTGCTCCTTTTAGTATAACACTCAGCAGCCAGACAGCCAGTCCGCAATCCCCTATAACAG TCACTTTGAAAGCCAATAGTGGTGGGCCGGCTTTCAAAGGCTATTTGATTCAAGCTCGGTCAGGTAAAAATATCCAAGCTGTTGGCACTTTCACTGCCGACGGCCAATCAAATACTGGTAAAACAATCAACTGCCCTGGCGGTATTAAG aacgcCGTGACTCATACTAGCCGTACTGATAAAACTTCCGAGACGTTTCTATGGACTCCACCTGCTAATTTCAAAGGACAAGTCGTTATGAT GGCTACCGTGGTCGTAAGGTATAATCAAATATATAAAGGCGTGCAATCAAGCCTCATTACT aggaaaaaaaagggataa
- the LOC130702457 gene encoding heat shock 70 kDa protein II-like codes for MTRRKPSPALDVVTHPTSSQSINGVRKSPRLAKRVKGKPLCIGIDLGTAYARVAVYRYGQAEIITNEQGNRTTSSCIAFGDAQRLIGDDVENQSAINPLNTVFDTKRLLGRQLKDVDQKHWPFDFVADGGKPKVEVNYKDERKAFYVEEMSAVILLKMKQIAEAHLGTEVTDAVITVPANFNDSQRQATRDAGTIAGFNVLRILNEPTAAAIAYGVEKKMEGEETVLIFDLGGGTFDVSVVTVGKFNTRRIISVKSTAGNTKLGGIDFDDRMVDHFAQEFYSKHQKDLMSDPKALYRLRLACDQAKRTLSYANQASIAIVALHDGIDFSSCITRVRFEYLCADLFQSTLDIVQKALNDAGMTKDMMDEIIVIGGSTRIPKIRKLLSDFFNRRELYSFEDSHEAVACGAAVQAAILHHDTSDAIQDLQISDIAPLSWDILIDDGVIKATSSIVKKNSKIPRHMQISVTRTSKSSNEFAMMVYEGEEPSAKGEYRREFNLTGLPLATFGVVKTDIIFEIDANGTLGITAMENTTGHLEKCAVKHDETRLSGEEIEKLVKDAAYQRDMDELWRERLLAKNSLESYCLKMIDAIENQKNVVAESEKKTLLDKCFETIKWIDDNHLANQEKFEEKLEDVKTVCHMMTSRLSENSEDEIEDSDYDASDIDSDDEEDDSDEDDSDEDEEESEDDGIAPLKKPKIEC; via the exons ATGACTAGACGCAAACCCTCCCCAGCTCTTGATGTGGTCACTCATCCCACTTCATCTCAATCTATTAATGGTGTCAGAAAATCGCCTAGATTAGCCAAACGCGTAAAAG GCAAGCCACTGTGCATTGGCATTGACCTGGGTACAGCCTATGCTCGTGTAGCTGTGTATCGCTATGGACAAGCAGAAATCATAACAAACGAGCAGGGTAATCGCACAACATCGTCGTGCATTGCCTTTGGCGATGCTCAACGTTTGATTGGCGATGACGTCGAAAATCAATCAGCCATAAATCCATTAAACACCGTTTTTG ATACCAAGCGCCTACTTGGACGTCAACTCAAAGATGTCGATCAGAAGCACTGGCCTTTCGACTTTGTGGCTGACGGTGGAAAACCGAAAGTTGAAGTCAACTATAAAGACGAAAGAAAGGCATTTTACGTTGAGGAAATGAGCGCAGTGATTCTTTTAAAGATGAAGCAAATTGCTGAAGCTCACTTGGGGACAGAGGTAACAGACGCAGTCATCACAGTTCCTGCTAATTTTAACGACTCGCAGCGCCAAGCAACGCGTGACGCAGGAACTATTGCTGGTTTCAATGTTctgcgtatcttgaatgagCCCACAGCAGCAGCCATTGCCTATG gtgttgaaaagaaaatggaaggcgAAGAAactgttttgatttttgacCTCGGTGGTGGTACGTTTGACGTTTCTGTCGTCACCGTAGGAAAGTTTAACACCAGAAGAATAATCAGTGTCAAATCGACAGCTGGCAATACCAAATTGGGAGGCATCGATTTCGATGATCGAATGGTTGACCATTTTGCCCAAGAGTTTTACAGCAAACATCAGAAAGATCTAATGTCTGACCCAAAAGCTTTATATCGTCTTCGTTTAGCTTGTGATCAAGCCAAACGAACTCTTTCTTACGCCAATCAGGCATCGATTGCAATAGTTGCACTCCACGACGGCATCGATTTCAGTTCGTGCATCACCAGGGTTCGTTTCGAATACCTCTGCGCAGATCTTTTCCAAAGTACGTTGGATATCGTGCAAAAAGCTTTGAACGACGCAGGAATGACTAAAGACATGATGGATGAGATTATAGTGATAGGAGGTTCGACTCGCATCCCAAAGATTCGAAAACTTTTAAGCGATTTTTTCAACAGAAGGGAATTGTATAGTTTTGAAGATTCTCATGAAGCTGTCGCTTGTGGCGCTGCCGTCCAAGCTGCAATTCTACACCATGATACGTCAGATGCTATACAAGATCTCCAGATATCGGACATTGCTCCACTATCCTGGGATATCCTCATCGACGATGGGGTCATTAAGGCCACGTCTTCCATTGTAAAAAAGAACAGCAAGATTCCAAGACATATGCAAATCTCCGTCACACGTACTTCTAAATCTTCAAACGAGTTCGCAATGATGGTATACGAGGGAGAAGAGCCTTCAGCCAAAGGTGAATATCGGAGGGAATTCAACTTAACTGGCCTCCCCCTTGCTACATTTGGTGTTGTAAAAACCGACATTATTTTCGAAATTGATGCCAACGGTACACTTGGCATAACCGCCATGGAAAACACAACTGGTCATCTAGAGAAATGTGCTGTTAAACATGACGAAACTCGTTTGTCGGgcgaagaaattgaaaagttAGTTAAGGATGCTGCGTATCAGCGTGACATGGATGAACTGTGGCGCGAACGATTGTTGGCTAAGAACTCGCTTGAGTCTTATTGCCTTAAAATGATTGACGCTattgaaaatcagaaaaatgtGGTCGCCGAATCCGAGAAAAAAACGTTATTAGATAAATGCTTCGAAACCATCAAATGGATAGATGACAATCATCTTGCAAATCAGGAAAAATTTGAGGAAAAACTCGAAGACGTTAAAACTGTGTGTCATATGATGACGAGCAGACTTTCTGAGAATTCGGAAGACGAAATTGAAGATTCCGATTACGATGCGAGTGATATAGATAgcgacgacgaagaagacgacaGCGATGAAGACGACAGcgatgaagacgaagaagaaagcgAAGACGATGGAATAGCACCGttgaaaaagccaaaaattgAATGTTGA